A window of Xylophilus sp. GW821-FHT01B05 contains these coding sequences:
- a CDS encoding DUF2970 domain-containing protein codes for MSNARSPGLLRTVKAVAWSFIGLRKGSEFEQDVKLNPLHIVAVGIAAAILLVLGLVGLVHWVV; via the coding sequence ATGAGCAATGCCCGGTCGCCTGGCCTGCTGCGTACGGTGAAAGCCGTGGCCTGGTCCTTTATTGGCTTGCGCAAGGGCAGCGAGTTTGAGCAGGACGTGAAGCTCAATCCCCTGCACATCGTGGCGGTGGGCATTGCCGCCGCCATATTGCTGGTGCTGGGCCTGGTCGGCCTGGTGCATTGGGTCGTGTAA
- a CDS encoding cytochrome c oxidase subunit 3 — MSSTPTSATPYYFVPAESRHPVMAAAGLFFVILGAAQWINGHEWGMYSLALGMVWWLTVLYQWFSQSVQESEGGRYGYKIDLSYRWSMAWFIFSEVMFFGAFFTALWWARAHSVPTLGSLDNALLWPDFKAVWPSVAAGATASPANIVEPFQTVGPFWLPTINTALLLTSGVTLTIAHHALRENHRAKTIGFMWITVLLGFVFLCVQGYEYHHLYSELNLKLNSGVYGSTFYLLTGFHGFHVFIGMLMLFFITLRLRKGHFTPERHFGFEGAAWYWHFVDVVWLGLYMLVYWT; from the coding sequence ATGAGTTCAACCCCCACCAGTGCCACCCCGTATTACTTCGTGCCTGCGGAGTCGCGCCATCCGGTGATGGCGGCCGCCGGCCTTTTCTTCGTGATCCTTGGCGCGGCGCAGTGGATCAACGGGCACGAGTGGGGCATGTACTCGCTGGCGCTGGGCATGGTCTGGTGGCTCACCGTGCTCTACCAATGGTTCAGCCAGTCGGTGCAGGAGAGCGAGGGTGGCCGTTATGGCTACAAGATCGACCTGTCCTACCGCTGGAGCATGGCCTGGTTCATCTTCTCGGAGGTGATGTTCTTCGGCGCCTTCTTCACCGCGCTGTGGTGGGCCCGGGCGCATTCGGTGCCCACCCTGGGCAGCCTGGACAACGCGCTGCTGTGGCCGGATTTCAAGGCCGTCTGGCCTTCCGTGGCCGCTGGTGCCACCGCCTCGCCGGCCAATATCGTCGAGCCCTTCCAGACCGTCGGCCCGTTCTGGCTGCCGACCATCAACACCGCGCTGCTGCTGACTTCCGGCGTGACGCTGACCATTGCCCACCACGCGCTGCGTGAGAACCATCGCGCCAAGACCATCGGCTTCATGTGGATCACGGTGCTGCTGGGCTTTGTCTTCCTGTGCGTGCAGGGCTATGAATACCACCACCTGTATTCGGAACTGAACCTGAAGCTGAATTCAGGCGTGTATGGCTCAACCTTCTACCTGCTGACTGGCTTCCACGGCTTCCACGTGTTCATCGGCATGCTGATGCTGTTCTTCATCACACTGCGTTTGCGCAAGGGCCACTTCACGCCCGAGCGCCACTTTGGCTTCGAAGGCGCGGCCTGGTACTGGCACTTTGTGGATGTGGTGTGGCTCGGCCTGTACATGCTGGTCTACTGGACGTGA
- a CDS encoding twin transmembrane helix small protein — MKYIMLIAFLGILAALGSALFFMMRDGREGKAKTSNMARALTVRIGLSVLLFICVLIGWKLGYIHPTGLPLAG, encoded by the coding sequence ATGAAATACATCATGCTGATTGCCTTTCTGGGCATCCTGGCCGCCCTTGGCTCGGCGCTGTTCTTCATGATGCGCGACGGCCGCGAGGGCAAGGCCAAGACCAGCAACATGGCGCGCGCGCTCACGGTGCGCATAGGGCTATCTGTGTTGCTGTTCATCTGCGTGCTGATTGGCTGGAAGCTGGGCTACATCCACCCCACCGGCTTGCCGCTGGCAGGCTGA
- a CDS encoding SURF1 family protein — translation MSLRAPPLTWRFLLITLAALVGIGVTASLGRWQLARAAQREAIHATMQQREALPVLDGAALPQGDDVEPLLHRSVLLQGRWQPRATVFLDNRQMDGRPGFFVITPLQLDTGTTVLVQRGWVPRNFEDRTRLPAVETPEGVVQVRGRIEAPPSKLFDFGAGNASEGSSRIRQNLDLPAFRRETGLPLAAFSVVQTGDASEGLQRRWPEITSGVERHYGYAFQWFGLCALIAFLYVWFQLVRT, via the coding sequence GTGAGCCTGCGCGCCCCGCCACTGACATGGCGCTTCCTGCTGATCACCCTGGCTGCTCTTGTCGGCATAGGGGTGACGGCCTCGCTTGGCCGCTGGCAGTTGGCACGGGCCGCACAGCGAGAAGCCATCCACGCCACCATGCAGCAGCGCGAGGCCTTGCCCGTGCTCGACGGCGCCGCGCTGCCCCAGGGGGATGACGTAGAGCCCTTGCTGCACCGCAGCGTGCTGCTGCAGGGCCGCTGGCAGCCACGCGCCACGGTGTTCCTGGACAACCGCCAGATGGATGGGCGCCCAGGCTTCTTCGTGATAACGCCGCTGCAGCTCGATACCGGCACCACCGTGCTGGTGCAGCGCGGCTGGGTGCCGCGCAATTTCGAGGACCGCACCCGGCTGCCGGCGGTCGAAACGCCCGAGGGCGTGGTGCAGGTCAGGGGGCGCATCGAAGCGCCGCCCTCCAAGCTGTTCGACTTTGGCGCGGGCAATGCCTCTGAGGGGTCTTCCCGCATCCGGCAAAATCTCGACCTGCCGGCGTTCCGGCGCGAGACCGGGCTGCCCTTGGCGGCCTTCTCGGTGGTACAGACCGGCGATGCCAGCGAAGGCCTGCAGCGCCGTTGGCCCGAGATCACCAGCGGCGTCGAACGCCACTATGGCTACGCCTTCCAATGGTTCGGGCTTTGCGCCCTCATCGCATTCCTCTATGTCTGGTTTCAACTTGTACGCACTTGA
- a CDS encoding COX15/CtaA family protein — protein MEHSSLYDLSPALQLMLTGLLVASVPLLWLWMRHRGASTLRRLQALTVLTLFLTFDLVLFGAFTRLTDSGLGCPDWPGCYGSASPVGARSQIAAAQSAMPTGPVTHGKAWVEMVHRYLATGVGVLILTLTLATWWLARQQRRQDGPALPVHPAWPAVTLVWVCIQGAFGAFTVTWRLFPAIVVLHLAGGLILLALLCAQAVRHAQAQGGYGPVELQRGLRAGLALTCAMLALQILLGGWVSTNYAVLVCAEFPTCQGSWWPSMNFAQGFEVWRPLGLLRDGSNISFAGLTAIHYAHRLFAYALFVALCLLAWRLWRVPGLARAARWLAGLALWQFATGLSNVVLDWPLVAAVSHTGGAAALVVALTWTYFSSRPAVARDLRDTAGPAPRAIAAGFPGSSPP, from the coding sequence ATGGAACATTCCTCTCTCTACGACCTCTCGCCCGCGCTGCAGCTGATGCTCACCGGGCTGTTGGTCGCGTCCGTGCCGCTGCTGTGGCTCTGGATGCGCCACCGGGGCGCCAGCACCTTGCGCCGGCTGCAGGCGCTGACCGTGCTCACGCTGTTTCTTACCTTCGACCTGGTGCTGTTTGGCGCCTTCACGCGGCTGACCGACTCCGGCCTGGGCTGCCCGGACTGGCCCGGCTGCTACGGCAGTGCCAGCCCGGTGGGCGCGCGCAGCCAGATCGCGGCAGCGCAAAGCGCCATGCCGACCGGCCCGGTCACGCACGGCAAGGCCTGGGTGGAGATGGTCCATCGCTACCTGGCCACCGGTGTCGGCGTGCTGATCCTGACCCTGACCCTTGCCACCTGGTGGCTGGCGCGCCAGCAACGCCGCCAGGACGGGCCTGCGCTGCCGGTGCACCCGGCGTGGCCGGCGGTGACCCTGGTCTGGGTCTGCATCCAGGGCGCGTTTGGCGCCTTTACCGTGACCTGGCGGCTGTTTCCGGCCATCGTGGTGCTGCATCTGGCGGGTGGCCTGATCCTGCTGGCGCTGCTGTGCGCCCAGGCGGTGCGCCATGCGCAGGCGCAGGGCGGCTATGGCCCGGTGGAGCTGCAGCGTGGCCTGCGGGCCGGCCTGGCCCTGACCTGCGCCATGCTGGCGCTGCAGATCCTGCTGGGCGGCTGGGTCAGCACCAATTACGCGGTGCTGGTCTGCGCCGAGTTCCCGACCTGCCAGGGCAGTTGGTGGCCGTCCATGAACTTTGCCCAGGGCTTTGAGGTCTGGCGGCCACTGGGCCTGCTGCGCGATGGCAGCAACATCAGCTTTGCCGGCCTGACCGCGATCCACTATGCGCATCGCCTGTTTGCCTATGCGCTGTTTGTGGCACTGTGCCTGCTGGCCTGGCGGCTGTGGCGCGTGCCGGGGCTGGCGCGCGCGGCGCGCTGGCTGGCTGGCCTGGCGCTGTGGCAGTTTGCTACCGGCTTGTCCAACGTCGTGCTGGACTGGCCGCTGGTCGCCGCCGTGTCCCATACTGGCGGTGCCGCCGCCCTGGTGGTGGCGCTGACCTGGACCTATTTCTCCAGCCGCCCGGCTGTAGCGCGTGATCTGCGCGATACAGCCGGGCCCGCCCCGCGTGCGATCGCCGCGGGCTTCCCCGGATCTTCCCCACCATGA
- the cyoE gene encoding heme o synthase produces MSAASSLAAPSRFQQFYALTKPRVVQLIVFCALIGMVLAVPGVPTWADIRLAAVACVGIWLVAGAAAAFNCLVEKSIDAKMRRTAWRATARGELSDLQALSFSATLCVAGSWLLYAFVNPLTMWLTFATFVGYAVVYTVILKPLTPQNIVIGGASGAMPPVLGWAAMTGDVGPEALILFLIIFLWTPPHFWALALYRVEDYRKSGLPMLPVTHGNEFTRLQVLLYTFILFAGCLMPFIYGMSSWIYLAAAVVLNAGFCAYAFRLWRNYSDELARRTFRFSLIHLSLLFAALLVDHYVF; encoded by the coding sequence ATGAGCGCCGCTTCCTCTCTTGCCGCACCGTCGCGGTTTCAACAGTTCTACGCGCTGACCAAGCCGCGTGTGGTGCAGCTGATCGTGTTCTGTGCCCTGATCGGCATGGTGCTGGCCGTGCCCGGCGTGCCGACCTGGGCTGACATCCGCCTGGCCGCAGTGGCCTGCGTTGGCATCTGGCTGGTGGCGGGGGCCGCCGCCGCCTTCAACTGCCTGGTGGAGAAAAGCATAGACGCCAAGATGCGCCGCACCGCCTGGCGCGCCACGGCGCGCGGTGAGCTGAGCGACCTGCAGGCGCTCAGCTTCTCTGCCACTTTGTGCGTGGCCGGCTCCTGGCTGCTGTATGCCTTCGTCAACCCGCTGACCATGTGGCTGACCTTTGCCACCTTTGTCGGCTATGCGGTGGTCTACACCGTCATCCTCAAGCCGCTGACGCCGCAGAACATCGTCATTGGCGGGGCGTCTGGCGCCATGCCGCCGGTGCTGGGCTGGGCCGCCATGACCGGCGACGTCGGGCCCGAGGCACTGATCCTGTTCCTGATCATCTTCCTGTGGACGCCACCGCACTTCTGGGCGCTGGCGCTGTACCGGGTCGAGGACTACCGCAAGTCCGGCCTGCCCATGCTGCCGGTGACCCACGGCAACGAGTTCACACGCCTGCAGGTGCTGCTCTACACCTTCATCCTGTTCGCGGGCTGCCTGATGCCTTTCATCTACGGCATGAGTTCGTGGATTTACCTGGCGGCGGCCGTAGTGCTCAACGCCGGTTTTTGTGCCTATGCGTTCCGGCTCTGGCGCAATTACTCGGACGAGCTGGCGCGCCGTACCTTCCGTTTCTCGCTGATCCACCTGAGCCTGCTGTTCGCGGCGCTGCTGGTGGACCACTATGTTTTCTAG
- a CDS encoding SCO family protein, whose amino-acid sequence MPTRRLVLISAAAAALAACSKSAPGPSFHAVDVTGADYARDFSLADQFGKTRTMADFKGKVVVAFFGFTQCPDVCPTTMAELAEVKRQLGADGDRLQAVFISVDPERDTPEVLKAYMENFDPSFIALRPTPDQLPVVAKDYKVYYKKVEGKEPGSYSMDHSAGSYLYDPQGRLRLYSRYGSPSTELMADIKALLAVA is encoded by the coding sequence CTGCCTACCCGCCGACTTGTGCTGATTTCTGCTGCCGCCGCAGCGCTGGCCGCCTGTTCCAAATCCGCACCTGGCCCGAGCTTCCATGCGGTGGACGTCACCGGCGCCGACTACGCCCGCGACTTCTCCCTGGCCGACCAGTTCGGCAAGACCCGCACCATGGCTGATTTCAAGGGCAAGGTGGTGGTCGCGTTCTTTGGCTTCACCCAGTGCCCGGACGTGTGCCCGACCACCATGGCCGAGCTGGCCGAGGTCAAGCGCCAATTGGGCGCCGACGGCGACCGCCTGCAGGCCGTCTTCATCAGCGTCGACCCGGAGCGCGACACGCCCGAGGTGCTGAAGGCCTACATGGAGAACTTCGACCCGAGCTTCATCGCGCTGCGCCCCACGCCCGATCAGTTGCCCGTGGTCGCCAAGGACTACAAGGTCTACTACAAGAAGGTCGAGGGCAAGGAGCCGGGCAGCTACTCGATGGACCATTCCGCCGGCAGCTACCTGTACGACCCGCAGGGCCGGCTGCGTCTCTACAGCCGCTACGGCAGCCCCAGCACCGAGCTGATGGCCGACATCAAGGCCTTGTTGGCTGTGGCTTGA
- a CDS encoding tripartite tricarboxylate transporter substrate-binding protein, with amino-acid sequence MLPSAPRRALLSAALLSLAGTALAQAPAHPMPAHWPTKPLRIIVGFPGGSSPDTTARTLAEPLSKALGQPVIVENKVGAGGNIAADYVAKANDDHTIGLMINGNMTVSKLLNPRLPYDPLKDFAPISLIGVSPLVLTAPLNAPGADARAFFAAARSAGDKWSYGSPGVGTVGHLGMELLKSRSGIDPMHVPYPGYPQVANAMIAGELQISMLPPALASAQAKAGKLRAIGITSTSRSPLVPEIPSLSEAGVQNFNLEMWNAVAAPTSMPAPIVARLSTLLVEITRSPEIRAKLAQQGWQAVGTSPEGLANRIKSDAVVLGGIIQLRGIKNE; translated from the coding sequence ATGCTGCCATCAGCCCCCCGCCGCGCCCTGCTGTCCGCGGCTTTGCTGAGCCTTGCCGGCACCGCCCTGGCCCAGGCGCCCGCCCACCCGATGCCGGCGCACTGGCCGACCAAGCCGCTGCGCATCATCGTCGGCTTCCCCGGTGGCTCCTCCCCCGACACCACCGCACGCACGCTGGCCGAGCCGCTGTCCAAGGCGCTGGGCCAGCCGGTGATCGTCGAGAACAAGGTGGGCGCGGGCGGCAACATCGCCGCCGACTACGTGGCCAAGGCCAATGACGACCACACCATCGGGCTGATGATCAACGGCAACATGACGGTGTCCAAGCTGCTCAACCCGCGGCTGCCGTACGACCCGCTGAAGGACTTCGCGCCGATCAGCCTGATCGGCGTGTCGCCGCTGGTGCTGACCGCGCCACTGAACGCGCCCGGCGCCGACGCGCGTGCCTTCTTCGCCGCCGCCCGCAGCGCCGGCGACAAGTGGAGCTACGGCTCGCCCGGCGTGGGCACGGTGGGCCATCTGGGCATGGAATTGCTCAAGAGCCGCAGCGGCATCGATCCGATGCACGTGCCCTACCCCGGCTACCCGCAGGTGGCCAACGCCATGATCGCGGGCGAGCTGCAGATCTCCATGCTGCCGCCGGCGCTGGCGTCGGCGCAGGCCAAGGCCGGCAAGCTGCGCGCCATCGGCATCACCTCGACCAGCCGCAGTCCGCTGGTGCCCGAGATCCCGAGCCTGTCGGAAGCCGGCGTGCAGAACTTCAACCTGGAGATGTGGAACGCCGTGGCCGCCCCCACCTCGATGCCCGCGCCCATCGTGGCCCGGCTGTCGACGCTGCTGGTGGAGATCACCCGCTCGCCCGAGATCCGCGCCAAGCTGGCCCAGCAGGGCTGGCAGGCGGTGGGGACTTCGCCCGAAGGCCTGGCCAACCGCATCAAGTCCGATGCGGTGGTGCTGGGCGGCATCATCCAGCTGCGCGGCATCAAGAACGAATAG
- the rpoH gene encoding RNA polymerase sigma factor RpoH, giving the protein MSIQTGNATAVATANPWSLVPPLGNLDAYISAINRIPLLTLEEEQRYARKLRDDNDLDSAGRMVLSHLRLVVSISRQYMGYGLPQGDLIQEGNIGLMKAVKRFDPDQGVRLVSYAMHWIKAEIHEYILKNWRMVKVATTKSQRKLFFNLRSMKQGFKSEAGLSDTATPRDTLSEREIDLVAERLNVKREEVMEMETRMSGGDVLLDPSPSDDGEQAFGPIAYLADAAHEPTAMLESRQRDVLATDGIATALNTLDDRSRRIVEERWLKVNDDGSGGMTLHELAAEYSVSAERIRQIESAAMKKMKKALAEYA; this is encoded by the coding sequence ATGAGTATTCAAACTGGAAATGCCACCGCCGTTGCGACCGCCAATCCGTGGTCGCTGGTGCCCCCGCTGGGTAACCTCGACGCCTACATTTCCGCCATCAATCGCATTCCGCTGCTCACCCTCGAGGAAGAGCAGCGCTACGCCCGCAAGCTGCGCGACGACAACGACCTGGACTCCGCCGGGCGCATGGTGTTGTCGCACCTGCGCCTGGTCGTCTCCATTTCCCGCCAGTACATGGGCTATGGCCTGCCGCAGGGCGACCTGATCCAGGAAGGCAACATCGGCCTGATGAAGGCGGTCAAGCGCTTTGACCCGGACCAGGGCGTGCGCCTGGTGAGCTACGCCATGCACTGGATCAAGGCCGAGATCCACGAGTACATCCTGAAGAACTGGCGCATGGTGAAGGTGGCGACCACCAAGTCGCAGCGCAAGCTGTTCTTCAACCTGCGCTCGATGAAGCAAGGTTTCAAGTCCGAAGCCGGCTTGAGCGACACGGCCACGCCGCGCGACACCCTGAGCGAGCGCGAGATCGACCTGGTCGCCGAGCGCCTGAACGTCAAGCGCGAAGAAGTCATGGAGATGGAAACGCGCATGTCCGGCGGCGACGTGCTGCTGGACCCGTCGCCTTCGGACGACGGCGAGCAGGCCTTTGGCCCGATCGCCTACCTAGCCGACGCCGCGCATGAGCCCACGGCCATGCTCGAATCACGCCAGCGCGACGTGCTGGCCACCGACGGCATCGCCACGGCGCTGAACACGCTGGACGACCGCAGCCGCCGCATCGTGGAAGAGCGCTGGCTCAAGGTGAACGACGACGGCTCGGGCGGCATGACGCTGCACGAGCTGGCAGCCGAGTACAGCGTGAGCGCCGAGCGCATCCGCCAGATCGAATCGGCCGCCATGAAGAAGATGAAGAAGGCGCTGGCCGAATACGCCTGA
- the ftsY gene encoding signal recognition particle-docking protein FtsY, giving the protein MFSFFKKKAATPPEVPPQPAPAPLPSPPAAPAVEPPPPPPPPPAPAPAATGSALSWLKNQFGAGPAPAPAPEPPAPVVPAPAPPVPPAPAPAPVPVPAPLPPPAPVAAERRPWLDRLKAGLRKTGSSITTVFTGTKIDDALYEELEDALLMADTGVKATQHLLTDLKRRVKEAKATEPAAVKALLADAIAALLAPLEKPLVIGQYTPTVIMVAGVNGAGKTTSIGKLTKHLAQEGASVLLAAADTFRAAAREQLGVWADRNLVEIIGQQGGDPAAVSFDAVTAGKARGKDVVLVDTAGRLPTQLHLMEELKKIKRVVQKADGTAPHEVLLVIDGNTGQNALAQVRSFDDALGLTGLIVTKLDGTAKGGVLAAIAQERPIPVYFIGVGEKLEDLETFSAREFAQALLA; this is encoded by the coding sequence ATGTTCAGTTTCTTCAAGAAAAAAGCAGCCACCCCGCCCGAAGTCCCGCCGCAGCCCGCGCCGGCCCCTTTGCCCAGCCCGCCCGCTGCACCGGCGGTTGAGCCGCCCCCTCCTCCGCCACCGCCACCTGCTCCGGCGCCTGCCGCTACCGGGTCGGCCCTGTCGTGGCTGAAGAACCAGTTTGGCGCCGGGCCGGCTCCGGCCCCTGCGCCTGAGCCCCCTGCACCGGTCGTACCGGCGCCCGCACCGCCTGTGCCACCCGCACCAGCGCCAGCGCCCGTTCCCGTGCCTGCTCCATTGCCACCACCCGCCCCGGTCGCAGCCGAGCGCCGCCCCTGGCTCGATCGCCTGAAGGCCGGGCTGCGCAAGACCGGCAGCAGCATCACCACCGTCTTCACCGGCACCAAGATCGACGACGCGCTCTATGAAGAGCTGGAAGACGCCCTGCTGATGGCCGACACCGGCGTCAAGGCCACGCAGCACCTGCTGACCGACCTGAAGCGGCGCGTAAAAGAAGCCAAGGCCACCGAGCCGGCCGCCGTCAAGGCGCTGCTGGCCGATGCCATTGCCGCCCTGCTGGCGCCGCTGGAGAAGCCGCTGGTGATCGGCCAGTACACGCCGACCGTGATCATGGTGGCGGGCGTGAATGGCGCCGGCAAGACCACCTCGATCGGCAAGCTCACCAAACACCTGGCCCAGGAAGGCGCCAGCGTGCTGCTGGCCGCCGCCGACACCTTCCGCGCCGCGGCGCGCGAGCAGTTGGGCGTGTGGGCTGACCGCAACCTGGTCGAAATCATCGGCCAGCAGGGCGGCGACCCAGCCGCCGTCAGCTTTGACGCGGTAACGGCCGGCAAGGCACGCGGCAAGGACGTGGTGCTGGTGGATACCGCCGGGCGCCTGCCGACGCAGCTGCACCTGATGGAAGAGCTGAAGAAGATCAAGCGCGTGGTGCAAAAGGCCGACGGCACCGCCCCGCACGAAGTGCTGCTGGTGATAGACGGCAACACCGGCCAGAACGCCCTGGCGCAAGTGCGGTCTTTTGACGACGCACTGGGCCTGACCGGGCTGATCGTCACCAAGCTGGACGGCACGGCCAAGGGCGGCGTGCTGGCCGCCATCGCCCAGGAACGGCCGATACCGGTCTATTTCATAGGCGTGGGCGAGAAGCTGGAAGACCTGGAAACCTTCAGCGCCCGCGAATTTGCCCAGGCACTGCTGGCCTAA
- a CDS encoding pitrilysin family protein translates to MKRSIPPLGLLLGLLGAFGAAAQPSQAGDPAPTPGSTVLPGQPPASASAEAVQQFTLANGMTVIIKPDRRAPTAVQMVWVRVGSMDEVDGTSGVAHMLEHMMFKGTPTVPAGEFSRRVAALGGRENAFTTRDYTGYYQQIPANRLQEVMKLESDRFAHNQWADGEFTKERQVVTEERRMRTEDNPRAQLGEVLNAQVWLASPYRRPVIGWMSDIAAYTADDVRAFHQRWYVPANAALVVAGDVDVSQVRRWAEATYGRIPARAVPARKPQIEPAQVGIRRVDFKAPAEQAYVALNFKVPGLESLAAGAPQADDALALTVLSAVLDGYSGARLGRALTQGPDRVADSVGAYHSLVARGPKSFMLYGVPAQGRTAAQVEAALRAEVAKVAAEGVSEAELRRVKTQWVAGEVFKRDSVFEQANELGSNWIMGLPIDADEQVIARLEKVTAQQVQAVAQRYFGDDQLTVGTLLPQPVDPSKPRRPAQADAPGGAVH, encoded by the coding sequence ATGAAACGATCCATACCCCCATTGGGCCTGCTGCTGGGCTTGCTCGGTGCCTTTGGCGCCGCAGCCCAGCCATCGCAGGCCGGCGATCCCGCCCCAACGCCCGGGTCTACTGTGTTGCCAGGGCAGCCGCCGGCCAGCGCAAGCGCCGAAGCCGTGCAGCAGTTCACCCTGGCCAATGGCATGACGGTGATCATCAAGCCGGACCGCCGCGCGCCCACGGCCGTGCAGATGGTCTGGGTCCGGGTGGGCTCGATGGATGAGGTCGACGGCACCTCGGGCGTCGCCCACATGCTGGAGCACATGATGTTCAAGGGCACGCCGACCGTGCCCGCGGGCGAATTTTCACGTCGCGTGGCGGCCCTGGGCGGGCGCGAGAACGCCTTCACCACGCGCGACTACACCGGCTACTACCAGCAGATCCCGGCCAACCGGCTGCAAGAGGTGATGAAGCTCGAATCCGACCGCTTTGCCCACAACCAGTGGGCCGACGGCGAATTCACCAAAGAGCGCCAGGTGGTGACCGAAGAGCGCCGCATGCGCACCGAAGACAACCCGCGCGCCCAACTGGGCGAGGTGCTCAACGCCCAGGTCTGGCTGGCCTCGCCCTACCGCCGGCCGGTGATCGGCTGGATGAGCGACATCGCCGCCTACACCGCTGACGATGTGCGCGCCTTCCACCAGCGCTGGTACGTGCCGGCCAACGCGGCGCTGGTGGTGGCGGGCGATGTGGATGTGTCCCAGGTCCGCCGCTGGGCCGAGGCCACCTACGGCCGTATCCCCGCGCGTGCCGTGCCGGCGCGCAAGCCGCAGATCGAGCCGGCGCAGGTTGGCATCCGCCGCGTCGACTTCAAGGCGCCGGCCGAGCAAGCCTATGTGGCACTGAACTTCAAGGTGCCGGGGCTGGAGTCGCTTGCGGCTGGCGCGCCGCAGGCCGACGACGCGCTGGCGCTGACCGTGCTGTCGGCCGTGCTCGACGGCTACAGCGGCGCCCGCCTGGGCCGCGCCTTGACGCAGGGCCCGGATCGCGTGGCCGACAGCGTTGGCGCCTACCACTCGCTGGTGGCGCGCGGCCCCAAGAGCTTCATGCTGTACGGCGTGCCGGCGCAGGGCCGTACCGCGGCGCAGGTAGAGGCCGCACTGCGCGCCGAGGTGGCCAAGGTGGCGGCCGAGGGCGTGAGCGAAGCCGAGCTGCGCCGCGTCAAGACCCAATGGGTGGCGGGCGAGGTGTTCAAGCGCGACTCGGTGTTCGAGCAGGCCAACGAGCTGGGCTCCAACTGGATCATGGGCTTGCCGATCGATGCCGACGAGCAGGTCATTGCGCGCCTGGAAAAGGTCACGGCCCAGCAGGTGCAGGCCGTGGCGCAACGCTATTTCGGCGACGACCAGCTCACCGTCGGCACGCTGCTGCCGCAGCCGGTCGATCCCTCCAAACCGCGCCGCCCGGCGCAGGCCGACGCCCCTGGCGGTGCGGTGCACTGA